One genomic region from Arenicella chitinivorans encodes:
- a CDS encoding ATP-binding protein produces the protein MRKYILILLVLGVTGIGLTVYFLTQDQKLDQTVYLRTTESIRNLQTLDKNLRLLLNQSRFNSQFDHHRLRDTNYELSAEFDNLRFDALFEEIEGSPQLSQNVTAFERAFTDRNELLEQYISANTDIIQHLLNVNSIAPNLMANSELKLQAGLYESIVQAQAKLLSLTLGSNIVGDLSLKQSDPEQPLALGTQRTFDEYRAAVVGIANLYPAADEWYQKLFSFETGELLNQIESDYAAYHKNAIEGSNTLRNALFAYALLSLTVLVFFAYKIWRNYVSLEQQVSDRTKEIKQAYEDLRESQQQLIQSEKMASLGQMVAGVAHEINTPLGYVTSNAGSLKLNLSELHPLLGKLHALATDFDAQEQNPSAVSEQLTELLDEARELEANELIEESQQLLDDGMFGLSEISKLVQSLKNFSRLDRQSTENIDIHDCLESSLTIASNAIKEHDVTVNREFGSLPTIECAPSKLNQLFLNIITNACQAMRDTHGDLTVRTAVTGPDIRIDFVDQGTGMDEETQKKMFDPFYTTKEIGEGTGMGMSIAYKIIEEHNGRIEVSSELNQGTTVSIFLPAA, from the coding sequence ATGCGTAAATACATCCTCATACTGTTGGTACTTGGCGTCACTGGAATTGGGCTCACAGTGTACTTCTTAACACAGGACCAAAAACTAGACCAAACCGTGTATTTACGCACCACGGAATCGATACGCAATTTGCAAACCTTGGATAAAAACCTGCGCTTACTTCTCAATCAATCAAGATTCAACAGCCAGTTTGATCACCATCGTTTGCGTGATACCAATTATGAGTTGAGCGCTGAGTTCGATAACCTACGATTTGATGCGCTCTTCGAGGAGATCGAAGGCAGTCCACAATTGAGTCAGAACGTGACTGCGTTTGAGCGAGCGTTTACAGACCGCAATGAGCTGCTGGAGCAATATATCTCCGCTAATACCGATATTATTCAGCACTTACTTAACGTGAACAGCATCGCGCCAAACCTGATGGCCAATTCCGAGCTCAAGCTGCAAGCCGGTTTATACGAATCCATCGTACAGGCTCAGGCTAAGCTGCTGAGCCTTACTCTGGGCAGCAACATAGTTGGTGACCTGAGCCTAAAGCAATCCGATCCAGAGCAGCCACTTGCTTTGGGCACACAGCGCACATTTGACGAATACCGCGCGGCAGTCGTCGGCATCGCAAACCTGTACCCTGCAGCAGACGAGTGGTATCAAAAATTATTTTCGTTTGAAACCGGAGAGCTACTAAACCAAATCGAGTCGGACTACGCGGCATACCACAAGAACGCGATCGAAGGATCGAATACTTTACGCAATGCGTTATTCGCCTACGCCTTACTCTCGCTGACGGTACTGGTGTTTTTTGCCTACAAAATCTGGCGCAATTACGTGTCCCTGGAACAGCAGGTTTCAGATCGCACCAAAGAGATCAAGCAAGCGTACGAGGATTTACGCGAATCGCAACAGCAACTGATTCAGAGCGAGAAAATGGCCTCACTGGGCCAGATGGTGGCAGGCGTTGCTCACGAAATCAACACACCACTGGGGTACGTTACCAGTAATGCTGGATCGTTAAAGCTGAACCTATCCGAATTACATCCGTTACTTGGCAAGCTACACGCACTCGCAACCGATTTCGACGCGCAAGAGCAAAACCCGAGCGCTGTATCAGAGCAACTAACCGAATTGCTTGACGAGGCTCGTGAGCTCGAGGCCAATGAACTGATCGAAGAAAGCCAGCAACTACTGGACGATGGCATGTTCGGCTTGAGTGAGATATCCAAGCTGGTACAAAGCTTAAAGAACTTTTCTAGGTTGGACCGTCAGTCGACGGAAAACATCGATATTCATGACTGTCTAGAAAGCTCTTTGACCATCGCCAGCAATGCGATCAAAGAACATGATGTGACCGTAAATCGTGAGTTTGGCAGCTTGCCGACTATTGAGTGCGCGCCATCGAAACTGAACCAGTTGTTCTTAAACATTATTACAAATGCATGTCAGGCAATGCGAGACACCCATGGCGATTTGACTGTTCGAACCGCCGTTACGGGGCCTGACATACGCATCGACTTTGTCGATCAAGGTACGGGGATGGATGAAGAAACTCAGAAAAAAATGTTTGACCCCTTCTATACTACCAAAGAGATTGGTGAGGGGACCGGCATGGGAATGTCCATTGCGTACAAGATCATCGAGGAACATAATGGGCGTATTGAGGTCAGCTCCGAGCTGAACCAGGGGACCACCGTGTCTATCTTTTTGCCCGCAGCATAG
- a CDS encoding peptidoglycan-binding domain-containing protein: MRSVLLIVTNSNLNSPIFALALFLFAALFLSSCQRSQPSPAQIQSYVEGYQVAHDFKVASMDYDVSPEGDGGSGTIRVSGKLELREPLYVEDLGSKNFRKRVATMLRRNRFSEREINHEIYDRVIRATARVPGRENEYYTFLKQEYAPGYAINFSADLRYTQSSDGYVLDGLVNHPKLQGSRMVKFTNPIVDDTKLVERAVKAVLDEQARYREMMKASSAVLNQLWDAEHGLIVWNRKLPYLGNENLSAVELTQLQEFREWRGVYRISNIKPVQFNTPHASNFFELGSYTTEGVATCLRQTGFARELTYPKSRFEEYCEFGEQYPVEVHVASLLNKTNEFEASVAFKIGDLSSGELTFSDPYFQHEDNDVGRYSDQLRVVFLESPFDLRAHNRPAFQVVSVADSDDALLRLQYTGSTDYAAADADRALAESPLIAATSSAIVDAGTQDMTSQNDNDSPTAQAPSLDDSERSNAPLTQIELVKAIQLELKRLKIYNARIDGIAGEQTFWAMGYVQKQLGVRNIAKPSQAFLELLQATPVTAIPAPAEPYKAKAREPEKKKTLGNWFSGLFKKKDKTKD; this comes from the coding sequence ATGCGCAGTGTACTTCTGATTGTGACTAACTCTAATTTAAACTCACCCATCTTCGCTTTGGCATTGTTTCTGTTTGCTGCGCTTTTCTTGAGCAGCTGCCAGCGCTCGCAACCCAGTCCCGCACAAATCCAAAGTTATGTTGAGGGCTATCAGGTAGCGCATGATTTCAAGGTGGCGTCGATGGACTACGACGTGAGTCCTGAGGGCGATGGTGGCTCGGGTACGATCCGTGTGTCAGGTAAGCTTGAACTACGCGAACCCCTGTACGTCGAGGACTTGGGCAGCAAAAATTTTCGCAAGCGTGTCGCCACCATGCTGCGTCGTAACCGTTTTTCAGAACGCGAAATCAATCACGAAATTTATGACCGCGTTATTCGCGCGACGGCACGGGTTCCTGGGCGGGAGAACGAGTACTACACGTTTCTGAAACAAGAGTACGCACCAGGTTACGCCATCAACTTCTCAGCTGACCTCCGTTACACCCAATCCAGTGATGGCTATGTATTGGACGGACTGGTAAATCACCCCAAATTACAGGGATCGCGAATGGTTAAGTTCACCAACCCGATCGTTGATGACACCAAGCTGGTGGAACGCGCAGTAAAAGCGGTGTTGGATGAACAGGCTCGGTATCGCGAGATGATGAAGGCCAGCAGCGCCGTGCTCAACCAGCTGTGGGATGCTGAACACGGGCTGATTGTATGGAACCGAAAATTACCCTACCTTGGCAATGAAAACCTCTCGGCCGTGGAACTGACACAACTGCAGGAATTCCGTGAATGGCGCGGTGTTTACCGTATTTCAAACATCAAACCCGTGCAGTTTAATACCCCGCACGCATCAAATTTTTTCGAACTGGGGAGTTATACTACCGAGGGCGTAGCTACCTGTTTACGCCAAACCGGCTTTGCTCGGGAACTGACTTACCCTAAATCACGTTTTGAGGAGTATTGCGAGTTCGGCGAGCAATACCCGGTTGAAGTTCACGTCGCGTCGCTGTTGAACAAAACCAACGAATTTGAAGCCAGCGTCGCGTTTAAAATTGGTGACCTCAGTTCTGGCGAATTGACTTTCTCTGATCCCTATTTTCAGCACGAAGACAATGACGTTGGGCGTTACAGCGATCAATTACGAGTGGTGTTCCTCGAGAGCCCATTCGATCTTCGAGCACACAATCGACCCGCCTTTCAGGTGGTTTCTGTGGCCGACTCTGACGATGCGCTACTTCGACTTCAATACACGGGCAGCACCGACTACGCTGCCGCAGACGCCGATCGCGCGCTGGCAGAATCACCGCTTATCGCTGCGACTAGTTCGGCCATCGTGGATGCGGGCACGCAAGACATGACGAGTCAGAACGACAACGACTCACCTACGGCGCAAGCGCCAAGCTTAGATGACTCAGAACGAAGCAATGCACCGCTGACACAGATCGAACTGGTGAAGGCAATTCAACTCGAACTAAAACGGCTGAAAATCTATAACGCGCGCATTGACGGTATCGCTGGAGAACAGACTTTCTGGGCTATGGGATACGTCCAAAAGCAGCTCGGTGTGCGCAACATCGCCAAGCCTTCACAAGCGTTTCTGGAGTTATTGCAAGCAACGCCAGTCACGGCAATTCCAGCCCCAGCAGAACCTTATAAAGCCAAAGCACGCGAACCTGAAAAGAAGAAAACCTTAGGTAACTGGTTTTCCGGCCTGTTTAAAAAGAAAGATAAAACCAAGGATTAA
- a CDS encoding PadR family transcriptional regulator, with the protein MADKKLDGKWDAQFRKGALDLAVLACLKQQRMYGLQLLNHLHKYESLLIPEGTLYPLLDRLTREGLVTASWVQDGDKRPRKYFELTAIGNEKLVLLAARWRETVADIESLLQQSM; encoded by the coding sequence ATGGCTGACAAGAAGCTGGATGGTAAGTGGGATGCGCAGTTCAGAAAGGGGGCGCTTGATTTAGCGGTGCTCGCTTGCTTGAAACAGCAAAGGATGTATGGGCTCCAATTGCTCAATCATCTGCACAAGTACGAATCCTTATTGATACCGGAAGGCACATTGTATCCATTGTTAGATCGCCTAACACGAGAAGGATTGGTAACGGCCAGTTGGGTTCAGGATGGGGACAAACGACCACGAAAATATTTTGAACTCACGGCGATAGGCAATGAAAAACTGGTTTTGCTTGCCGCACGATGGCGCGAGACCGTTGCTGACATTGAGTCGTTACTCCAACAGTCG